A region of Myxococcus stipitatus DSM 14675 DNA encodes the following proteins:
- a CDS encoding metallophosphatase domain-containing protein, giving the protein MRLVLISDTHRRHEELEVPACDVLIHAGDFSKRGKQPELESFLSWFATQPAREKVFVAGNHDFICEREPALTRELARQAGVHYLDDEALVVSGLRLWGSPVTPRFGGMAFNYDRGAPILARWNLIPEGLDVLITHGPPKGVGDRTFLGAHVGCADLLARVRHVRPRLHVFGHIHESFGEHSVPDVPTRFLNVANCHLLPLGLRPPVTVELEPQAAMDRTSTL; this is encoded by the coding sequence ATGCGGCTGGTGCTCATCTCCGATACCCACCGACGACACGAGGAGCTGGAGGTCCCCGCCTGCGACGTGCTCATCCATGCGGGCGACTTCTCCAAGCGAGGGAAGCAGCCGGAGCTGGAGTCCTTCCTTTCCTGGTTCGCCACCCAGCCCGCCCGCGAGAAGGTGTTCGTCGCGGGCAACCATGACTTCATCTGCGAGCGGGAGCCAGCGCTGACGCGGGAGCTCGCGCGCCAGGCGGGGGTGCACTACCTCGACGACGAGGCGCTCGTGGTCTCCGGGCTGCGCCTGTGGGGCTCGCCGGTGACGCCTCGCTTCGGCGGCATGGCGTTCAACTACGACCGGGGCGCGCCCATCCTGGCCCGCTGGAACCTCATCCCGGAGGGGCTGGACGTCCTCATCACCCACGGCCCTCCGAAGGGGGTGGGGGACCGCACCTTCCTGGGCGCGCACGTGGGCTGCGCGGACCTGCTCGCCCGGGTGCGGCACGTCCGGCCGCGCCTCCATGTCTTCGGCCACATCCACGAGTCCTTTGGTGAGCACTCGGTGCCCGACGTGCCCACCCGGTTCCTCAACGTGGCCAACTGCCACCTGCTCCCGCTCGGGCTGCGTCCCCCCGTGACGGTGGAGCTGGAGCCCCAGGCCGCGATGGACAGGACGTCGACGCTCTGA
- the sppA gene encoding signal peptide peptidase SppA encodes MKRFLVGALAFIGAMSVLFVMGLIALIVLASMSRPSVPSQLVLEMDLDRPLPEHVAEASLSSAFGEEPLTVRDVVDALEKAGDDSRVKSLLVRVGTSPGSPATTQEVRDAVKAFRAKGKKAVAFTDSFGEEGNGTSTYYFASVFDEIYMQPSGSLNILGIAFETPFARDALEKLGVKPQFDKRYEFKNAVNSYTEQGYTGPHLEATKQFTGSLFGQMVRGIAEERELTEDAVRALIDRAPLLATEAVENKLLDGLRYRDEVYAEQKKAAGDNAELLYMKKYLERAGRPHTSGDTIALVYAVGTVNRGKSDASPFGEQSLGSDSVSAALRKAVEDSRVKAILFRVDSPGGSYVASDTVRREVQRAREAGKPVIATMGTYAASGGYFVAMDADKIVAHPGTLTGSIGVYNGKFVTNGFWEKLGVNFETVSFGRNAMLTSTDAAYTPEEQARVDAELDRIYTDFTTRAAASRKMPLDKLQGLAKGRVWTGEDALTNGLVDALGGYPKALALAKEAAKIPADAAVRVEEYPRRKSPAEVLSSFLGETGDNSDDTSATALAMPWAPVVEAVRVVNELGVRMGVFEPQRGTLYAPVPEARW; translated from the coding sequence ATGAAACGATTTCTAGTCGGCGCGCTCGCCTTCATCGGCGCGATGTCCGTTCTCTTCGTGATGGGCTTGATTGCCCTCATCGTGCTGGCCTCCATGAGCCGCCCGAGCGTGCCCTCCCAGCTCGTGCTGGAGATGGACCTGGACCGGCCCCTGCCCGAGCACGTCGCGGAGGCGTCCCTGTCGAGCGCCTTTGGCGAGGAGCCGCTCACCGTGCGCGACGTGGTGGACGCGCTGGAGAAGGCCGGGGATGACTCCCGGGTGAAGTCGCTGCTCGTGCGCGTGGGCACCAGCCCCGGCAGTCCGGCGACGACGCAGGAGGTCCGCGACGCGGTGAAGGCCTTCCGCGCGAAGGGCAAGAAGGCCGTGGCGTTCACCGACTCGTTCGGCGAGGAGGGCAACGGCACCAGCACGTACTACTTCGCGTCGGTCTTCGACGAAATCTACATGCAGCCGTCCGGCAGCTTGAACATCCTGGGCATCGCCTTCGAGACGCCGTTTGCTCGAGACGCGCTGGAGAAGCTGGGCGTCAAGCCGCAGTTCGACAAGCGCTACGAGTTCAAGAACGCCGTCAATTCCTACACGGAGCAGGGCTACACGGGGCCGCACCTGGAGGCCACCAAGCAGTTCACCGGCAGCCTCTTCGGGCAGATGGTGCGCGGCATCGCCGAGGAGCGCGAGCTGACGGAGGACGCGGTGCGCGCGCTCATCGACCGGGCGCCGCTGCTCGCGACGGAGGCGGTGGAGAACAAGCTGCTGGACGGCCTGCGCTACCGCGACGAGGTCTATGCCGAGCAGAAGAAGGCGGCCGGCGACAACGCGGAGCTCCTGTACATGAAGAAGTACCTGGAGCGCGCGGGCCGTCCCCACACCTCGGGAGACACCATCGCGCTGGTGTACGCGGTGGGCACGGTGAATCGCGGCAAGAGCGACGCGAGCCCCTTCGGTGAGCAGTCCCTGGGCAGCGACAGCGTGTCGGCGGCGCTGCGCAAGGCGGTGGAGGACTCGCGGGTGAAGGCCATCCTCTTCCGCGTGGACAGTCCGGGCGGCAGCTACGTGGCCAGCGACACCGTGCGCCGCGAGGTGCAGCGCGCGCGCGAGGCGGGCAAGCCCGTCATCGCCACCATGGGCACGTACGCCGCGAGCGGCGGCTACTTCGTCGCCATGGACGCGGACAAGATTGTCGCGCACCCCGGCACGCTGACGGGCAGCATCGGCGTGTACAACGGCAAGTTCGTCACGAACGGCTTCTGGGAGAAGCTGGGCGTCAACTTCGAGACGGTGTCCTTCGGCCGCAACGCAATGCTGACCAGCACGGACGCGGCCTATACGCCGGAGGAGCAGGCCCGCGTGGACGCGGAATTGGACCGCATCTACACGGACTTCACCACGCGCGCGGCGGCCAGCCGGAAGATGCCGCTGGACAAGCTCCAGGGCCTGGCCAAGGGCCGCGTGTGGACGGGCGAGGACGCGCTGACGAACGGCCTGGTGGACGCGCTGGGCGGCTATCCCAAGGCGCTGGCGCTGGCCAAGGAGGCCGCGAAGATTCCCGCGGACGCCGCCGTGCGGGTCGAGGAGTACCCGCGTCGGAAGAGCCCCGCGGAGGTGCTGTCGTCGTTCCTGGGTGAGACGGGCGACAACAGCGATGACACCTCCGCCACCGCGCTCGCCATGCCGTGGGCTCCGGTCGTCGAGGCAGTCCGCGTGGTGAACGAGCTGGGTGTGCGCATGGGTGTCTTCGAGCCCCAGCGAGGCACGCTCTACGCGCCCGTGCCCGAAGCACGCTGGTAA
- a CDS encoding Uma2 family endonuclease, giving the protein MTEGIIHLANHSMLSALPAGWVGEILDEELVASPRLTPAQTRAAFMLGVELGEQLDKRRGGSGRWCFLRAPELRLGHDVLVPDVAGWRRERVASPIDPDVPFLTLAPDWVCEVIAPTTAALDRTRKLPLYARQGVSHVWLVDPVARTLETYQRVKRGWLLTGCYESDALVRAEPFSSAPVELESLWLPESSVVGDHSLFATAP; this is encoded by the coding sequence GTGACGGAAGGCATCATCCACCTGGCGAACCACTCCATGCTCTCGGCCCTGCCCGCGGGATGGGTGGGAGAGATTCTGGACGAAGAGCTCGTGGCCTCTCCCAGGCTGACTCCCGCGCAGACGCGCGCCGCCTTCATGCTGGGCGTGGAGCTGGGCGAACAGCTCGACAAGCGCCGAGGCGGCAGTGGCCGCTGGTGCTTCCTGCGCGCCCCCGAGCTGCGCCTGGGTCACGACGTGCTCGTCCCGGATGTCGCCGGCTGGCGCCGCGAGCGCGTGGCGTCCCCCATCGACCCGGACGTCCCCTTCCTCACCCTGGCCCCCGACTGGGTCTGCGAGGTGATTGCGCCCACCACCGCGGCGCTGGACCGCACCCGCAAGCTCCCCCTCTACGCGCGCCAGGGTGTCTCCCACGTCTGGCTGGTGGACCCCGTCGCCCGCACGCTGGAGACGTACCAGCGTGTCAAGCGCGGCTGGCTCCTCACCGGCTGCTACGAGTCCGACGCCTTGGTGCGCGCCGAGCCCTTCTCCTCCGCGCCCGTGGAGCTCGAGTCGCTGTGGCTCCCCGAGTCCTCCGTCGTCGGCGACCACTCCCTTTTCGCCACGGCGCCTTGA